One Xiphophorus maculatus strain JP 163 A chromosome 9, X_maculatus-5.0-male, whole genome shotgun sequence DNA segment encodes these proteins:
- the LOC102226157 gene encoding phosphatidylinositol 4,5-bisphosphate 3-kinase catalytic subunit alpha isoform-like: protein MPPRPSSGELWGIHLMPPRILVDCLLPNGMILTLECLREATLITIKHELFKEARKYPLHHLLQEETSYIFVSVTQEAEREEFYDETRRLCDLRLFQPFLKVIEPVGNREEKILNREIGFAIGMPVCEFDLVKDPEVQDFRRNILNVCKDSVELRNASGPHSRALYVYPPSVESTQELPKHIYSKLDKGQIIVVIWVIVSPNNDKQKYTLKINHDCVPEQVIAEAIRKKTRSMLLSPEQLKMCVQEYQGKYILKVCGCDEYLLEKYPISQYKYIRSCIMLTRMPNLMLMAKDSLYTQLPTDNFVMPSYSRRISTATSYMNGEASSKSLWSINGTLRIRILCATYVNVNIRDIDKIYVRTGIYHGGEQMCDNVNTQRVPCSNPRWNEWLPYDMYIPDIPRAARLCLSICSVKGRKGAKEEHCPLAWGNINLFDYTHTLVANKMALNLWPVPHGLEDLLNPIGVTGSNPNKETPCLELEFDHFSCPVKYPDMNAVEDHANWIISRELGFNFNLSVNHSGTQQSSRVARDHALTESDSEQMRQLSNRDPLSEITEQEKDFLWRHRHYCMNIPEILPKILLAVKWNSRDDVAQMYCLLKEWPSIRPEQAMELLDCNYPDPMVRHFAVRCLDKYLTDDKLSQYLIQLVQVLKYEQYLDSPLARFLLKKALTNQRIGHFFFWHLKSEMHNKTVSQRFGLLLEAYCRACGMYLKHLSRQVEAMEKLINLTDILKQEKKDETQKVQMKFLVDQMKRPDYMDALQSFTSPLNPAHQLGNLRLEECRIMSSAKRPLWLNWENPDIMSELLFQNNEIIFKNGDDLRQDMLTLQIIRIMENIWQNQGLDLRMLPYGCLSLGDCVGLIEVVRNSHTIMQIQCKGGLKGALQFNSNTLHQWLKDKNKGETYDMAVDLFTRSCAGYCVATFILGIGDRHNSNIMVKDDGQLFHIDFGHFLDHKKKKFGYKRERVPFVLTQDFLIVISKGSQECTKTKEFERFQEMCYKAYLAIRQHANLFINLFSMMLGSGMPELQSFDDIAYIRKTLALEKTEQEALDYFMKQMNDAHHGGWTTKMDWIFHTIRQHALN, encoded by the exons ATGCCTCCAAGGCCGTCCTCAGGGGAGCTATGGGGCATCCACCTGATGCCCCCAAG GATCCTAGTGGACTGCCTGCTGCCCAATGGGATGATTCTGACCTTGGAGTGTCTCCGAGAGGCCACGCTAATCACCATCAAGCATGAGTTGTTCAAGGAGGCCAGAAAATATCCCCTCCATCACCTCCTGCAGGAGGAAACCTCCTACATTTTTGTCAGTGTTACACAG GAAGCTGAGCGGGAGGAGTTCTACGATGAGACTCGAAGGCTGTGTGACCTTCGACTCTTCCAGCCTTTCCTCAAAGTGATTGAGCCAGTCGGCAACAGAGAGGAAAAGATCCTGAACAGAGAGATCG GTTTTGCCATTGGCATGCCTGTGTGTGAGTTCGACCTGGTGAAGGACCCAGAGGTCCAGGACTTCAGGAGAAACATCCTGAATGTTTGTAAAGACTCTGTGGAGCTGAGAAACGCCAGCGGTCCCCACAGCAGAGCGCTGTACGTTTACCCCCCCAGCGTCGAGTCGACACAGGAACTTCCCAAACACATCTATAGCAAACTGGACAAAG GTCAGATTATTGTTGTAATATGGGTGATCGTTTCCCCAAACAATGACAAGCAAAAGTATACACTAAAGATCAACCATGACTGTGTGCCGGAACAG GTGATTGCAGAGGCCATTCGCAAGAAGACGCGCAGCATGCTGTTGTCCCCAGAGCAGTTGAAGATGTGTGTTCAAGAATATCAGGGCAAATACATCCTcaaagtttgtggctgtgacGAATACCTGCTGGAAAAGTATCCTATAAGCCAGTACAAG TACATCCGTAGTTGCATCATGTTGACCAGGATGCCAAACCTGATGCTAATGGCTAAGGACAGCCTGTACACTCAGCTGCCTACTGATAACTTCGTCATGCCATCATACTCTCGACGTATCTCCACGGCAACGTCGTACATGAATGGAGAGGCTTCGTCCAAGTCGCTGTGGAGCATCAATGGGACTCTGCGAATACGAATCCTCTGCGCCACCTACGTCAACGTGAACATACGGGACATAGACAAG ATTTATGTGAGGACTGGAATTTACCACGGAGGTGAACAAATGTGTGACAACGTCAACACACAGAGAGTACCCTGCTCTAATCCCAG GTGGAATGAGTGGCTCCCGTATGACATGTACATCCCGGACATCCCCCGAGCTGCCAGGCTCTGCCTCTCCATCTGCTCTGTTAAAGGCAGAAAGGGAGCCAAGGAG GAACACTGTCCACTAGCTTGGGGCAACATTAACCTATTTGACTACACTCACACTCTGGTGGCCAACAAGATGGCTCTGAACCTCTGGCCAGTCCCTCATGGCCTTGAAGACCTCCTCAACCCAATAGGAGTCACTGGATCTAATCCCAATAAG GAAACGCCATGTCTGGAGCTGGAGTTTGACCACTTCAGCTGTCCTGTCAAATACCCAGACATGAATGCAGTGGAAGATCATGCAAACTGGATCATCTCCAGGGAACTGGGGTTTAACTTCAATCTCTCAGTCAACCACTCGGGAACTCAACAG AGCAGTCGGGTGGCCAGAGATCACGCCCTGACGGAAAGCGACAGCGAACAGATGCGACAGCTGAGTAACAGGGACCCTCTGTCTGAAATCACTGAGCAGGAGAAAGACTTCCTCTGGAGACACAG GCATTACTGTATGAACATCCCAGAGATCCTTCCCAAGATACTTCTTGCTGTCAAATGGAACTCCAGAGATGATGTAGCGCAG ATGTATTGTTTGTTGAAGGAATGGCCATCGATCCGTCCAGAACAGGCCATGGAGCTGCTGGACTGTAATTACCCAGACCCCATGGTCAGACACTTCGCTGTACGCTGCCTTGACAAATACTTGACCGACGATAAACTCTCCCAGTACCTTATCCAGCTTGTTCAG GTATTAAAATACGAGCAGTATCTTGACAGTCCGCTAGCTCGCTTTCTCCTCAAAAAGGCCCTGACCAATCAAAGGATAGGCCATTTCTTCTTCTGGCATCTCAA GTCAGAAATGCACAACAAAACTGTGAGCCAGAGGTTTGGGCTGCTGCTGGAGGCTTACTGCAGGGCTTGTGGCATGTACCTCAAACACCTGAGCAGGCAGGTGGAAGCCATGGAGAAGCTTATCAACCTCACCGACATACTCAAACAGGAAAAGAAGGATGAGACACAAAAG GTCCAGATGAAGTTTCTTGTAGACCAGATGAAGAGACCCGACTACATGGACGCTCTGCAGAGCTTCACCTCTCCACTCAACCCTGCACATCAGCTGGGAAATCTGAG GTTGGAGGAGTGCAGGATCATGTCATCCGCAAAGAGACCGCTGTGGCTCAACTGGGAGAATCCTGACATCATGTCCGAGTTACTGTTTCAGAATAATGAGATCATCTTCAAAAACGGAGATG ATTTGCGGCAGGATATGCTGACGCTGCAGATAATCAGAATCATGGAGAACATTTGGCAGAACCAGGGACTGGACCTACG GATGCTCCCCTACGGCTGTCTGTCTCTGGGAGACTGCGTGGGCCTGATAGAGGTGGTTCGAAACTCCCACACCATCATGCAGATTCAGTGCAAAGGAGGCTTGAAAGGAGCCTTGCAGTTCAACTCCAACACGCTGCATCAGTGGCTcaaggacaaaaacaaaggagagAC GTATGACATGGCTGTGGATCTGTTTACGAGGTCCTGCGCTGGCTACTGTGTAGCCACGTTTATTCTGGGGATCGGAGACCGGCACAACAGCAACATTATGGTCAAAGATGACGGACAG tTGTTTCATATAGATTTTGGCCATTTCTTGGatcacaagaagaagaaatttgGCTACAAGAGAGAGCGAGTCCCGTTCGTACTGACTCAAGACTTCCTCATCGTCATCAGTAAGGGATCCCAGGAGTGCACAAAGACCAAAGAGTTtgaaag GTTCCAGGAAATGTGCTACAAAGCGTACCTGGCCATCCGCCAGCACGCCAACCTCTTCATCAACCTGTTCTCCATGATGCTGGGCTCCGGCATGCCCGAGCTGCAGTCGTTCGACGACATCGCCTACATCCGGAAGACGCTGGCGCTGGAGAAAACCGAGCAG GAGGCTTTGGATTATTTCATGAAGCAGATGAACGACGCCCACCATGGAGGTTGGACCACCAAGATGGACTGGATTTTCCACACGATTCGGCAGCATGCACTAAACTAA